In the Pectinatus sottacetonis genome, TAATCACGCGTTTATCTGCTAAATACGGGGCTAATGAGATATTGAGTCTCATTTCCCTAATTTGTTCTATTTTAATCATTTTTACAGTTTTTCCATCTGGTTTTATTACAAAAAAATCTGGATGTACACCGTGGGAAAAAGCATTACAAGAAGAGCAGTGACCACATGGTCCATCATTCTTTTCGCACAATAAGGCCTTAGCCAGTATTCTCGCAGTCAAATATTTTCCTATGCCCTTCATGCCAAAAAACAGTAATGCGTGCGGCATGTTTTCATCCTTTACCATTCTTTGCAGACTGTCAATTATATGTTCATGTCCTACTATTTTCTGCCAGTCCATCACATATACAAATCAACAAGCATCCCACGTATAGCTTCATGTTTTGCCGCTATAGTAAGAGCACTTGCCTGACCTAAGCGAATTTCTTCGGCCATCTCTTCTAATTTAGAATCGACTTTTCTGACTGTTGTATAGATTTTTTGCCGGCCCAGCCTATCCCAGCCTGATTGTGAACGCATAGAATACATGCGTGTAACTGCTTCTCCAATAAACTGTTTTACTACATCACGATATGAACGTAATTCATCATAAGTAGGTGTTTTAGTAAGCTTTTCCCCCTGCTCAGATACTTTATCAAATAATTTTTTTAACTGTTCCATGGATAGATCTTCTTGGTTATGCTCAAGTTCCATGGAAAAATCATCAGTATGTTCTTTTACCTGCACATCACGGTTATTTTCTGCCGGCTTGAATAACTGCCCCTTCGGATTAAGCGAATCTATTTTTATCATATCTGTCACCTTACTTTATTCACATTTACTATCCCCTAAAAATATACGACAACCTTCTCACGATCTTTGAATCAGCGAATTTCTCTTCGATGCAATTTCTGCCATAAGCAAGTACTCATCCATTCACCATTTTACAAATTATCTTTTTTACCCACATATTCTTTAGAAATAGTAGAATTTTTGTTTTTTACTTAAACAAATTTATCTGTAATTTTCTGATACTCACCATTGGATATAAGCTAAAAGAAAATTTTTCATCTATTAATTAATAATTATAATTGGTTTTATATAATTTAGCAATAAAATCACTTATTTAACAGCTCTGTCACTAAATCATATATATCAGAATGAATATCGTCTATTGAACGGATCCTGCTGTTTTCAGAACAGGGAATTGTTTTCCAGTCATATTTGTCAGCCATTTTTTTATATACATCATGGCAGTGATGCAGATAATTCCTATCCAGTTCATGAATATCGTTTTCCCCTGAAGATGTTCCTCTGTCTGCCAAAAGTTTATCACTTATTTCCGGCGGCATATCAAGAAATATAACTAAGTCGGGTTTAGGCATCCCCATCTTTACAAACTCCAGATCCCAAAGCCAGTCAAGAAATACATCCCGCGCCTGCTTTTCTTTTATTTTAACAGCCTGATGTACCATATTTGAGGTAGTATAACGATCAGCTAGTATAATACCTCCTTCTTTGTAGTTTTTTTCCCATTTCAAACGATATGAAGCATATCTATCGACAGCGAAAAAAGTAGACGCTGCATAGGCATTAACTGAATTAGCAGACTTGCCAAAAGCTCCTCGCAAATACATCTTTACCAATGCTGATGATTCACTTTCATAATCAGGATAGCTTACCTTATAAACATTTTTATGCTCTTCTTGTAAGTGAGTATATAGTTTATTGGTTTGTGTAGCTTTCCCTGATCCATCTCCTGCTTCTATTATTATCAATTTTCCCCGTATCATTTGATCACCCTTATTGTATTTAATTCATTATCAAATGGCCCAACTACTTTTCCACCATACTTTCTGCCTTGAATAATATATTCTATAATTTCTGATGATATTACTTCTCCAGGATAAATCAAGGGTATACCCGGAGGATAAAAAGTTATCGTTTCTGCACAAAGACACCCTTTACTTTCATTAAAAGGAATAGTTGTATAATCTTCATATACGGCCTGCTGCGGCGGTATAATCATTTTTGGAAGCGGCATTTTTTTCAGTTTAATATTTAAAGGTGCATTATTTTGAGCATATTCATATGCCAGCAAAGATAATGATTTTAATAATATTGCTGTTTCTTTATTACTGTCAGCCAGTGATATTATAAATAAAACATTGTACATATCAGCTAATTCACACTGAATCTTATATTTATGACGCAGAATCTGCTCGGCTTTATACCCTGTTATTCCAAGCTGCTTCACAGTTACAGTAATCTTAGTATAATCAAGGGCAAAAATGCCATCACTTCCTACGATATCATCACCAAAACAATATAAACCATTAATGGTATTTATATTTTTGCGCAGTTGCTGGGCCAGTTCATAGGCACGATTTATAAGAACTTTTCCAGACTGCGCCATCTGTCTTCTAACAGTATCCAATGCTGACAAAAATAAATAATTAGGACTTGTTGTCTGAATAACCGCATTCATCATATGAACCCGTTCCCGTCTAATTCTTTTGTAACTGACATGCAGCATCGAAGTCTGTGTAACAGATGCCAAAATCTTATGGGTACTTTGTGCTGCCATATCAGCTCCGGCATCAATAGCCTGAATGGGCAGGTGCGAGGAAAATTTTAAATGTGGTCCGTGAGCTTCATCTACCAATAATAACATCCCTGCATCATGCACCATTTTAGCTATTTTTTTTATATTGCAGGCTACACCATAATATGTAGGATAAACTAAAAGAAGTGCCTTAGCGTCAGGATTTTTTTGTAAAATATTTTGCACACTTTCTTCGGTAACCCCCATCGCTATTCCCATTTTTTCATCAATAAATGGTTCAATAAAAACAGGCACTGCTCCACACAAAATCAGTGCACCTAAAACACTTTTATGCGCATTGCGCGGTATAATAATCTTATCTCCAGGTGCTACAGCTGAAAGTATCATTACATGGATAGCCCCCGTAGTTCCATTGACCATAAATAAAGTTTCATCAGCTCCATATAATTCAGCAGCAAGTTCCTGCGCTTCTTTTATACATGTACCAGGTTCAAATAAATCATCTAGTTCATCCATGAGAGAAACATCCATTTTTAATCCCAGCGGTGTAATAATTTTACGAATTGCCGTTGGAACTACTTTTCCCTGCTTATGTCCCGGTGTATGAAAAGCAATCGCACCATCTGCAACATATTTACCCATAGCTTCAAATAATGGTGCTATATTTTGATTCATAAAATTTAACAAACTCTCCTTGATTTATATAATAAAAAACCGTCTAAAAATTATATTTAATTCCAGACGGCTTAATAAATTATCATATTAATTATTTTTTCCGACGTTTAGCCAAAAATATTTTCACAGCAACAAATATTGCTAAGATAAAAATAGCGATAAATAAAAACTTATTTTTCAGCCCCGGGTTAACCTGATCGGTCATATCATAATACATAAACAGCAAAAGACATGCCAATAAAAATATATTTATTAAACTTGATATATGATCACCCCGTTGTTCTCTAAATAACGGCCTCACATTTACTTTTCCCAGTAAATACACCGACAGTAGATGTTTCAGTATTTTCTTGTTCCCAATGCAACACCCTGGCTCTGGCAAATCCATTAAATTTTGTCGAAGAAGCAATTGTGTACGCTCCGCAATCATATGCAGCTATTATATCATCAATCTCTAATTCTGGGCATAAATAATTCTTGACAATAACATCCAGTGAATCACAACTAGGACCAAAAAATGTAGAAGGCAAAAGTTTACCTTGACAAAATGGATTAATTTCATATTCCCAATGATCAAAAAACACACCAGAAAATATACCATATACCCCATCGTCAAGATAATAGCATATATTCCCATTACGCGGCTGTTTTCCTATAATACGGGTAATGGCATTCATTGCTGTTCCGCAGATATAGCGTCCCGGTTCAGCCCATATCTCAATATTAGGCGGAAATTTTTCTATACCCCTATTGATATCATTTACCATATTTTCCAAGTTCACACATGTATCCGGAGCTGGTACTGGCAGACCTCCACCAATGTCAATAACTTTTAGTTGAAGACCTGCAGCTCCTGCTCTGTTTATAATTTCATGGCAAATACCAAAAGCTTCATGGTAAGGCTCCGTTGATAATGTCTGGCTACCTACATGGATAGCAATTCCTACCGGTTCTAAGCCATTATCCTGTGCTTTTTTCAGCAGCGCCACGGCATCTTCAGGTTCAGCACCAAATTTTTCATTCAAATTAACAAGTGCTTTAGCGTTTTTTATGCGTACTCTTAAAAGTACCTTTGCCCCTGGAACATATTCAGCCATTTTATAAATTTCTTTTTCATTATCAAACGTAAATTTATTAATTTTAGCTTCAGCTGCAGCCTTGAGTCCCTGAATGGTTTTTATGGGATTAGCATATATCATGCTATCTCCATTAACTCCCATCTCCTGCAGTGTTCTTATCTCCCCGTCAGAAGCAACATCAAAACTTGCTCCTAATTGAAACATCTTATTAAGAATAATTGGTGAAGGATTTGCTTTCATCGCATAAAACACGCGCACACGCGGCATATTATCACGTAAAAAGTGATAATTTTTTTCTATTTGATCTGTCGATATAACCGCAAGCGGTGTAGGATATTTCCTTGCTAGCATTTCCGCTTGTTCCTTTGTCAATTTGAAACTCTTCATAACACTCCCCTTATTCTCTACGTACAATTGTACTTATTCTCATGAAACTGCCTTTAATATACGCTAAAATTTATCAGAAATCAATACTTATATTCAATAATTTTTTGCCGCAAATATAATATTTTTTTATCGCATAATAATGAGCATTATAAGGATAAAAATATATGAATCATATCCATAATTATTATTTTAACAATCAAAAAGCTGGGATAATTGCACCTTTATATTTTGTTTCGATAAATTTCTTTATCTTTTCTGACTGCAAAGCCTTAACTAATTTTTTAATTGCTGGTTTATTTTCATCGCCTTTTCTTACAGCAATTATATTTACATATGGTGAAGATGCACCTTCGATGACCAGCGCGTCTTTAGTAGGTACTAAATTTGCCTGAACCGCAAAATTTGTATTAATAACAGCAGCATCTACATCATCGAGTGAGCGTGGCAGCTGTGCTGCTTCTATTTCATCAATTTTTATATGTTTAGGATTACTCGTAATATCCTGCACTGTAGCTTTTACTCCAACACCATCTTTTAGCTTGATTATACCTGCCTGCTGCAACAACAATAAAGCACGACCTCCATTGGTAGGATCATTGGGAATAGCAATTTCCGCTCCATCTTTCAATTCATTAATCTTCTTTATCTTATGTGAATATACCCCCATTGGTTCTATGTGAATACCTCCAGCACTTACAAGCTGCATATTGTGTTCAGCATCAAAGTTCTTCAGATAGGGAAGATGTTGAAAAAAGTTTGCATCCAGTTCACCATCATTAAGTGCCAAATTAGGTTGAACATAATCATTAAATTCTTTTATTTGCAAATCAATACCTTCCTTAGCCAGCTCTGGTTTCACCTGTTCCAGGATTTCTGCGTGCGGAACCGGCGTAGCTCCGACTTTAAGAATAATTTTTCCTGACGAATCTTTTTTTACCGCCTGTTGATTATTTGAACCACATCCAGCAAAAACAGCCATCATAGCTATAAGTGCTGCTATTACCAATAATACTTTTTTCACTAAAAAATCCTCCCCGACAATATAAATATTTTAATATTTATTTTACCTTATGATGTATTGATGTGCAATATATCATTATTTTTTATTTACTTTATCAGCAACATAATTTCCCACCAACTGAACCAACTGAACTAATACAATCAAAATTACTACTGTTATTATCATAATGTCAGGTCTAAACCGTTGATAGCCATAACGAATTGCCAAATCACCAATACCACCGCCACCAATTGTCCCAGCCATGGCAGATGCCCCAATCAAAGCAATACCGACTGTTGTAAGCTGGGAAATGATGCTAGACAATGCTTCCGGCAATAATACACGTCTTATTATTTGCAGCGGTGTCGCTCCCAGTGATAATGCAGCTTCAACTAAACCATAAGGAACTTCCTTTAGAGAATTTTCCACCTGTCTTCCTATAAATGGGATAGCTGCAAGTGTCAAGGGAACCATTGCTGCTGTCGTTCCTATAGATGTGCCAACAATCATTCTCGTAAAAGGAATTATAGCAACCATTAAAATAATAAACGGTACAGAACGCACAGCATTGACTATGACCGCAATAATACGATTGACTATTTTACATTCCAATATCTGATCCTTAGCGGTTGTTACTAATAATATACCTAAGGGAATCCCTATAATACATGCTATAGCCATAGACACACATACCATATAAATTGTCTGCCATAAAGACTTACCTAAAAGTAGTATCATGTCGCTTGACATATCCAATCACCTCTACTTTTAATTTTTGTTGTTTAAGCCAGTCCTTTGCCTCTGTCACTTGCTGTTCTGGTCCCTTAATTCCTATGATCATTCTCCCATAAGGTACCATCTGTATTTGATCCAAATCACCAAATAATATACTAACATCGATATCTCTGTGTCGCCGGATAAGCTTCATTATAACAGGTTCATCAGCTGATTCCCCAATAAATGTAAGTCTCAGCAGTAAATACCCGTTTTCCACTGGTATTTTCGAAACAGGCTGATTTCTAAAAGCACTGGGAAGTTCATCACTGAGCAATACACTGATAAATTCCCGCGTTATTGATTCCTTTGGTTGGGTAAATACTTCTATAACAGTCCCTTTTTCAGCAATTACGCCATGGTCTATAACAGCTACTTTACTACAAATGTCTTTTATAACCTGCATTTCATGCGTTATGATGACCACGGTAATATTCATTTTCTTATTTATTTCACGAATTAAATTTAAAATTGCCTGTGTAGTCTGGGGGTCAAGAGCTGATGTTGCTTCATCACATAAAAGTATTTTAGGATTACTGGCTAAAGCTCTTGCTATACCTACCCGTTGTTTCTGTCCCCCTGAAAGTTGTAAAGGATACTGACCTGCCTTTTCCTCCAGGCCCACCAATTTCAGCAACGGTTGTACTTTTTCTCGTATTACAGTGCTGCTTTCCCCTGACAACTTTAAGGGAAATGCAACATTATCATAAACTGTCGCCGAAGACAATAAATTAAACTGTTGAAATACCATTCCAATATTTTTGCGAACCTGCCGCAGTGACTTATTACTTAATGCAGTCAAGTTCTCCCCATCGACTTCTACACTTCCTGATGTAGGCCTTTCAAGCATATTGATACATCGCACCAAAGTAGATTTGCCTGCCCCTGAAAGTCCTATAATCCCATAAATCTCTCCATCCTCAATTGTTAAACTTACATCCTTGAGTGCTTCTAACGGCCCAGATGGAGTATCGTATACTTTTCTTATATGGGAAAGCTTTATCATATAATTACACTTTCCTTTCTTTTATTAAATATATATTTATTATCATAAAGCCTTCTTACCATCAATGCAATAGAATTACAGCTGTAATTTGCCAATACTGCGTTAAGGTAATACAGCCATTGACTTTAATAGTAATACAACGTAAAATAAATAAGGTTAGCAATAATTTATTTATTTTATAATAAGGATGGAAGCAAAATGGGAATTTTTTCTCGCTTTTTTAATAAGCGTACTAAACAGCCAGCACCTATAAAAAACACTGTACCTGAAGAAAAAAAGGCAATAAGAAAGGCTTTTGGCATATACTGCCACAGTCATCACAATACTAGCGGCAAGGCACTCTGCCCTAAGTGTAATGCCCTTTTAATGACAGCAATGACCAAAATCCAACGCTGTCCTTATGGTATTACTAAGCCACTTTGTCATATATGTGAAACACCATGTTTCGGTCAAAAACAAACAATGGAATTTCGTAAAATAATGAAAAGCTCACAAAGGGGTATGTTCTTCCGTCATCCAATGATGTTTATCAAACAAAAACTCAAAGAATGGGGATTTGCCTATATGAAACAAAAACAAAACCAAAAAAAATAATAAAAATGCTGTACCAAATCTTTTTAAGATTTGGTACAGCATTTTTATTATAGTAACCTATTATTTTGTTATATCCTTACCAAACCACTTTTTAGAAATTTTGGCCATCGTTCCATCTTTTTTCATTTCATTCATTACTTTTTGCACTTCATCGCGAAGTTTCTTATTATCTTTTGCGAAACCTATGCCAAAGCTTGTCATTTTACCAATTATAATATCACGAGCAGCAAATTTATCAGGATGCTTACTCATATAATAGCGGCCTGTTATTTCATCGCCGACAATCGCATCGATGCGTCCATTTTCCAAATCCATAAAGGCAGCTATATAGTCGGGGTAAGCTTTTACTTCTTTCAGGGAATCTTTTAGTGCCTTATCCTTATTTATATTAACTTCACCAGTAGAACCACTTTGTGTTCCTATTATTTTTCCCTTTAAATCAGCCACCGTTTTTATTTTTGAATCTTTTCTTACAAAAACAATCTGCTTATTATCCATATATGGATCACTGAATAACATATTTTCCTTGCGTTTTTCTGTTATATCAAGACCATTCCATAAAACATCAACACGACCACTTTTAAGTTCCGCTTCTTTGCTGGACCAGTCAATAGGTTTAAATTCTACTTTGCGATTAAGACGTTTAGCTGCCTCTTTTGCCAAATCAACATCAAAACCTACGATATTATTATTTTCATCCCTAAATCCCATCGGTGGATAATTATCATCAAGACCGACTACGATTTTACTATTTTTATCACTGCTAGATGATGTAGCCTGCTGTTTTTGTCCACATCCAGCTACTAAAAACAGCATAGAAACAATACACAGGCTCATAATCAAAAATTTCTTCACTAAAAACTCCCCCTAATATAAAATATATAAAAACACTTGATTTATAAAGCTTTACGAGCGATAATTATATTATAGTTTACGTTTTACTTTATTGCAATAAAAAATTACAAAGTGAAATTATGAAAGGAGAGAGAAAATATAAAAAATTTTATTCTCATATTATCTGTCATATTTTTTTGTTTCTTTGCTTATCCTTTGATGACCAGCGCCCAATCTGTTCAGGCATATGATCAACTGCATGATGCCTATTCCATAAGTAGTATTATACATCCTGGACGCAACGATATTACCATTTATACCCAAAAGTTTTTCCCGACAGATGGTTCCCCTATTTATTATACATTTACTGCATATAATAAAAACTGGTATTGTATTTTTAACAACAATTCCACATTAAAATTTATCATAAACGGATATACATTCTTTCCACAGGTACGCTTATTTTCACGTCAAATTAGGTCTTTTCCTAACGATGAAACAGCCCGGCGCTTTGAATTCGTGCTGTCAGATGACATGATAAATAATATCAATCAAGCCCAGAATATAACTATCATCATACCAGAACAAAATATTAATTACAGCTTTACATATCAGCAAATTAAAGAGCTAAAATACATTATTACCAGAACTCATTACTAACAGCTATTTTCCTTTTGTATTTTTCTCATATTTGTTATAGAATAATGAGCAGGCTTTTATTACTCAATAACATCTTAAATCTTATTCTGGGAGTTAATTTATGGAGCACATTGCAAATACTATTATATTGATGCTGGAAGGTACCGAAACTACTTTAAAAATCTTTTGTATTACTTTTATATTATCTATTCCACTTGGTTTATTAGTCTCACTATCAAGACTTTCAAAATTAAAACCGCTAAGTCTATTAATGGAACTATATATATGGATAATGCGCGGTACACCACTCATGCTGCAATTATTATTT is a window encoding:
- a CDS encoding YaaR family protein; this encodes MIKIDSLNPKGQLFKPAENNRDVQVKEHTDDFSMELEHNQEDLSMEQLKKLFDKVSEQGEKLTKTPTYDELRSYRDVVKQFIGEAVTRMYSMRSQSGWDRLGRQKIYTTVRKVDSKLEEMAEEIRLGQASALTIAAKHEAIRGMLVDLYM
- a CDS encoding dTMP kinase, encoding MIRGKLIIIEAGDGSGKATQTNKLYTHLQEEHKNVYKVSYPDYESESSALVKMYLRGAFGKSANSVNAYAASTFFAVDRYASYRLKWEKNYKEGGIILADRYTTSNMVHQAVKIKEKQARDVFLDWLWDLEFVKMGMPKPDLVIFLDMPPEISDKLLADRGTSSGENDIHELDRNYLHHCHDVYKKMADKYDWKTIPCSENSRIRSIDDIHSDIYDLVTELLNK
- a CDS encoding aminotransferase class I/II-fold pyridoxal phosphate-dependent enzyme; the encoded protein is MNQNIAPLFEAMGKYVADGAIAFHTPGHKQGKVVPTAIRKIITPLGLKMDVSLMDELDDLFEPGTCIKEAQELAAELYGADETLFMVNGTTGAIHVMILSAVAPGDKIIIPRNAHKSVLGALILCGAVPVFIEPFIDEKMGIAMGVTEESVQNILQKNPDAKALLLVYPTYYGVACNIKKIAKMVHDAGMLLLVDEAHGPHLKFSSHLPIQAIDAGADMAAQSTHKILASVTQTSMLHVSYKRIRRERVHMMNAVIQTTSPNYLFLSALDTVRRQMAQSGKVLINRAYELAQQLRKNINTINGLYCFGDDIVGSDGIFALDYTKITVTVKQLGITGYKAEQILRHKYKIQCELADMYNVLFIISLADSNKETAILLKSLSLLAYEYAQNNAPLNIKLKKMPLPKMIIPPQQAVYEDYTTIPFNESKGCLCAETITFYPPGIPLIYPGEVISSEIIEYIIQGRKYGGKVVGPFDNELNTIRVIK
- a CDS encoding type III PLP-dependent enzyme, yielding MKSFKLTKEQAEMLARKYPTPLAVISTDQIEKNYHFLRDNMPRVRVFYAMKANPSPIILNKMFQLGASFDVASDGEIRTLQEMGVNGDSMIYANPIKTIQGLKAAAEAKINKFTFDNEKEIYKMAEYVPGAKVLLRVRIKNAKALVNLNEKFGAEPEDAVALLKKAQDNGLEPVGIAIHVGSQTLSTEPYHEAFGICHEIINRAGAAGLQLKVIDIGGGLPVPAPDTCVNLENMVNDINRGIEKFPPNIEIWAEPGRYICGTAMNAITRIIGKQPRNGNICYYLDDGVYGIFSGVFFDHWEYEINPFCQGKLLPSTFFGPSCDSLDVIVKNYLCPELEIDDIIAAYDCGAYTIASSTKFNGFARARVLHWEQENTETSTVGVFTGKSKCEAVI
- a CDS encoding MetQ/NlpA family ABC transporter substrate-binding protein; this encodes MKKVLLVIAALIAMMAVFAGCGSNNQQAVKKDSSGKIILKVGATPVPHAEILEQVKPELAKEGIDLQIKEFNDYVQPNLALNDGELDANFFQHLPYLKNFDAEHNMQLVSAGGIHIEPMGVYSHKIKKINELKDGAEIAIPNDPTNGGRALLLLQQAGIIKLKDGVGVKATVQDITSNPKHIKIDEIEAAQLPRSLDDVDAAVINTNFAVQANLVPTKDALVIEGASSPYVNIIAVRKGDENKPAIKKLVKALQSEKIKKFIETKYKGAIIPAF
- a CDS encoding methionine ABC transporter permease, yielding MSSDMILLLGKSLWQTIYMVCVSMAIACIIGIPLGILLVTTAKDQILECKIVNRIIAVIVNAVRSVPFIILMVAIIPFTRMIVGTSIGTTAAMVPLTLAAIPFIGRQVENSLKEVPYGLVEAALSLGATPLQIIRRVLLPEALSSIISQLTTVGIALIGASAMAGTIGGGGIGDLAIRYGYQRFRPDIMIITVVILIVLVQLVQLVGNYVADKVNKK
- a CDS encoding methionine ABC transporter ATP-binding protein, translated to MIKLSHIRKVYDTPSGPLEALKDVSLTIEDGEIYGIIGLSGAGKSTLVRCINMLERPTSGSVEVDGENLTALSNKSLRQVRKNIGMVFQQFNLLSSATVYDNVAFPLKLSGESSTVIREKVQPLLKLVGLEEKAGQYPLQLSGGQKQRVGIARALASNPKILLCDEATSALDPQTTQAILNLIREINKKMNITVVIITHEMQVIKDICSKVAVIDHGVIAEKGTVIEVFTQPKESITREFISVLLSDELPSAFRNQPVSKIPVENGYLLLRLTFIGESADEPVIMKLIRRHRDIDVSILFGDLDQIQMVPYGRMIIGIKGPEQQVTEAKDWLKQQKLKVEVIGYVKRHDTTFR
- a CDS encoding nitrous oxide-stimulated promoter family protein; translation: MGIFSRFFNKRTKQPAPIKNTVPEEKKAIRKAFGIYCHSHHNTSGKALCPKCNALLMTAMTKIQRCPYGITKPLCHICETPCFGQKQTMEFRKIMKSSQRGMFFRHPMMFIKQKLKEWGFAYMKQKQNQKK
- a CDS encoding amino acid ABC transporter substrate-binding protein; this translates as MSLCIVSMLFLVAGCGQKQQATSSSSDKNSKIVVGLDDNYPPMGFRDENNNIVGFDVDLAKEAAKRLNRKVEFKPIDWSSKEAELKSGRVDVLWNGLDITEKRKENMLFSDPYMDNKQIVFVRKDSKIKTVADLKGKIIGTQSGSTGEVNINKDKALKDSLKEVKAYPDYIAAFMDLENGRIDAIVGDEITGRYYMSKHPDKFAARDIIIGKMTSFGIGFAKDNKKLRDEVQKVMNEMKKDGTMAKISKKWFGKDITK